The window AACTTGCTCCGACGCTGTAACTGAGCGTTTAGAGCTCTTATACCAGAAGTACAAGATGCCAATGATCTCGATAAACCCAATCACGCATCCCAACACAAGCACGAACTTAAGTATCTTACTTTCGTGTTTCTTCTCGTACGATCTTATTATCTGCGTCACCTTCCCGCCGGTGCACCGGAGGCTTGACTTCTCGATGGCTTTCGGAACAAAAGATGACACCAACGATTTAGGTAACTTGATATACATCGAATTGTAGAACCCCATTTGGTATCCATTATATAGAGAAGTCTTTATGTAGCAATAATAAGTTCCCACATCATCATCATTGTATCCAAACTGGAACCCTTTGCAATTACAATCTTGTAAACAATCTTTCTTGCAAGCATCAAGAGTGTAGTTATCGTGATACCGCATATCAAATCCGTAGAATTCTACATGACGAAGCTCCACGAAAGCTTCATCGTCTGGTTTACAAACTTCAAAATCAGGTTCACATCCGGAGCTCCAATCTTTAGAATTCACCATTTTGTACCCATGTAAGCAagtgcatcttcttcttcctGAAGAATAAATACAGAGACTATTTGCTCCACAGATACCATGAATCCTGCAAGAATGGGAAACAGCTTGCCATTGAATTTCCCATTTCGTTCTTCCTTGATGCTCAATGAGACTGTATAATCTCAGATCACCGTCGTAGTCGATTCTCATCATTCTTTGTGGTCCGACCCCGAAATCAGCCGATAAGAATCCGAAACCGTCTGATGAGTTGAATCGACCATCGGAATCAAGGGTGGCAGATCGATTGTACATGTACTGGTATCTCCTGACTTCCCATGGTAGCAAACCGGGATCCGGCCAGAAAACAGTGGTTGATTCTGGACCTTCGTAATGAAGGCGAAGAATGCTATCAATGTCGAAATAGAGCTTATAGAAACCGGATGAACAATTAGTGGAGCTTCTTGAGGAAACAAGCTGTGTGTTTTTGGTTAATGGTTGATTTGGAAGAAGGGTATCTGTTGGATAATCAAAGCTTTGCCAAATAGTTTGTTCTCGTTCATGGAGGACAAGGTTACCTGTGTCATGGAGTTGCAGGTACAAGGAAGAAGAAGTTGACTTTGTCTGTGTTGACCAAATAATATATTGGTCAGCATCAGTTAAAACAAGATTGCCATCTTTGAATAAGGAAAGCCTCGAGTTTATTCCGTTCACCGGTTCATCTCGGTTAGCCATCCAGACGACGGTTCGACCTTCGGTGATGAGTTCATCGGAGAACCAGACAGCGAAGCAATACGCATTCTGTCCGACCTGATGAAAACCGGCGATGAAAAGCCCATTTGGCGAAACTAAAATGTCGTCGTTGTTTTCGACGGATAAGAATGAACCGCCGGTTAAGCCATGGACAGGGAAGAAAATGTAGAAGAGGACGAAGATGATGATAGCCATGATTTTGTGAGAATGTGAACCTGAAGAAACAAAAGCATTTATTCGATTAGCAGTATACTCTACTCGACAGGAAAAGAGACGTGTTTGACTTTCTCTTTGACTTGCACGGTGGCGGAAATCACTTCACCGACTTTCATATTAGCATAGTCAGAACTCAGATCAGAAGTTCTTTGTTAAATTCTATTCCGTCAATAAAAGAATACAGCAAGGACTTTCTAAATTTTAAGTTATGTTGTTTTAATCTAGAATATAATAAACACTCTTCTTTAATTCTTAAGTTGACAATTTGGCaaataaccataattaaatcAACTATGATAAATGAAATTTTGACATGTATTCATgagttttgatatttattttattatatttttgaaatcaatgaattgttggttttttcactttcacataatatttttatatttatatatatggaaaGTATTAAATGTAGTAAATGTGATAGTAATTATAATTAATAGgtttctttatttattatttcaaaattttatttaaaaaatacttaatgtttacattttaatatttaatattttgtttaatcaacccgtataatacacAAGTTTTACACCTAGTAGTAAATATTGATTAAAGTGGTGACCCTCAACCAAACTTTAACTTTTATTTGTATATAAGTATTCGACACATATATCTAAGGGTGAACATGGTGCGGTTCAGTATGATTTGTGGACCAAAGCGTAATTGTAACCGCAATTTGCGGGTATTTATAGTCAAAAACCGAAAGTTATGGTTTGTTTAGGTTCGGTTATTGCGGTTATTTCAATATGATTTCGGTTTTTAACCACAAAATGAAGCGGTGTGTTTTTGCGGTTAAATTGATACGGTTTTTCATGTCCAAACAAAATTTTTTAGTTGACtttcttttatttatataattttttattgacTTTTACTTATTTCTAGATTTTTGTTGCAAATAAttcatcttttcaatccatttttatcttgtaagttgcattttattacgttaaaataataataataataataataataataataataataataataataataaaaaaagcaTTATGCAATTTATGAACTAACAAATTCGACCTAATGTAGAACATAAAGAATTATGCAATTTATGAGTCAATTCATTAAGTGAATAAACTAACAAATCTATACTTGTTTCTATTAACACAAAGAATTATACAATTTATGAGTCACTTCAATAAGTGAATAAACTAACAAATCTATAATTGTTTTCTATTAACATGTTGCATAACAATAAACACAACCATAAATAAAGAGAATTTCACTATTCAACAAATCTCAGTCTCTATTAGACTATTCATTATACTCACCACATATTACATATGTGGTCGATGTCACATCAGCACCATATTCTCCTACTACTAACATGTGATACCTACCACTAAAACACCatctcatttttttatttaaatttaattcaaaaatacattaaaacacAACaacacatatttttttttaattaaatttaattcaaaaacacaataaaacatatttttttaactagTTTTTTATTCAATGAAACAATATTACATTAATTTAAGACAAAcaacataaaatttaaaaaaaaaaaacaaaaaacataaaaaaaaccataaaaatgcAACCACAAACAACTTAAACTACTTTTTAAACCTtatttttaatcactaaattttgGGCACTCTCTTAATTTTCGCCAAACTTTGATATGT of the Lactuca sativa cultivar Salinas chromosome 6, Lsat_Salinas_v11, whole genome shotgun sequence genome contains:
- the LOC111879670 gene encoding putative receptor protein kinase ZmPK1, encoding MAIIIFVLFYIFFPVHGLTGGSFLSVENNDDILVSPNGLFIAGFHQVGQNAYCFAVWFSDELITEGRTVVWMANRDEPVNGINSRLSLFKDGNLVLTDADQYIIWSTQTKSTSSSLYLQLHDTGNLVLHEREQTIWQSFDYPTDTLLPNQPLTKNTQLVSSRSSTNCSSGFYKLYFDIDSILRLHYEGPESTTVFWPDPGLLPWEVRRYQYMYNRSATLDSDGRFNSSDGFGFLSADFGVGPQRMMRIDYDGDLRLYSLIEHQGRTKWEIQWQAVSHSCRIHGICGANSLCIYSSGRRRCTCLHGYKMVNSKDWSSGCEPDFEVCKPDDEAFVELRHVEFYGFDMRYHDNYTLDACKKDCLQDCNCKGFQFGYNDDDVGTYYCYIKTSLYNGYQMGFYNSMYIKLPKSLVSSFVPKAIEKSSLRCTGGKVTQIIRSYEKKHESKILKFVLVLGCVIGFIEIIGILYFWYKSSKRSVTASEQVYFPAATAFRKFTYSELKKASCNFSEEIGRGGESVVYKGRLPDNRIAAIKKLKNTNHHNEDEFQAEIDTIGRLNHMNLIETWGYCAEGKHRLIVYEYMENGSLAGNLLIGKLDWETRFEIAKGTAKGLAYLHEECLEWVLHCDVKPHNILLDANCNPKVADFGLSKLLDRDRTEISNFPTIRGTRGYMAPEWVFNLPITSKVDVFSYGVVILEMITGRSPGRRSHENGDTGLSVTEWVRDRIQEFDESGRESWVELIVDPSIGGEYDRSTMENLVKVALQCAEEDMEARPSMSQVVNMLLHPEKDL